The proteins below are encoded in one region of Ostrea edulis chromosome 3, xbOstEdul1.1, whole genome shotgun sequence:
- the LOC130052643 gene encoding uncharacterized protein LOC130052643: MKLFFLTVTIFCLCELFPQSEAVSSHCGYHALNHYYTTRCNSTYCTKYYKVKYGYCSSSGYLQYEVNVYYNGRQLYYYITYYRNGKRALDAGKEALEKIKIARRSTNEKKSVKTVQAEEYGTILQKLGGKVVRSGAKSLKGLTTDIDQ; the protein is encoded by the exons ATGAAGTTGTTCTTCCTCACCGTAACAATCTTCTGCCTCTGTGAACTATTTCCCCAGTCGGAGGCTGTTTCCTCTCATTGTGGTTATCATGCTTTGAATCACTACTACACCACGCGTTGTAACTCTACGTACTGCACTAAGTACTACAAAGTCAAATACGGATACTGCTCATCTTCTGGG TATCTACAATATGAGGTGAACGTGTACTATAATGGTAGACAGCTTTATTATTACATCACATATTACAGAAATGGCAA GAGAGCACTAGACGCAGGAAAAGAAGCCCTGGAAAAAAT CAAAATAGCGAGAAGAAGCACCAACGAGAAGAAATCTGTGAAAACAGTGCAG GCTGAAGAGTATGGCACCATATTGCAAAAACTTGGTGGTAAAGTCGTTCGCAGTGGCGCAAAAAGTCTCAAAGGCTTAACCACTGATATTGATCAATAA